One Clavelina lepadiformis chromosome 1, kaClaLepa1.1, whole genome shotgun sequence genomic region harbors:
- the LOC143452989 gene encoding G1/S-specific cyclin-E1-like, with product MPAHMFISIARPSETIQVLHKKTQQLLTLSRDGCLKELLSLLCTLDNESFQFPSGFLAVSSLYHFSSQELATQVSGFQFKDIAACVNWMAPFAITVRHIGLQPMKQFRRVAASDVHNIQTHANNIDTLDIAMENRSRVQTQLATCQSPTEVGGFMTPPKSSQKQSIATTPLPGLCST from the exons ATGCCAGCACATATGTTCATATCTATTGCTAGACCTTCAGAAACTATTCAAGTGTTGCACAAGAAAACACAGCAACTACTTACTCTCTCAAGAGATGGTTGCCTGAAAGAATTACTTTCTTTACTCTGTACATTGGATAACGAGAGTTTTCAGTTTCCATCCGGTTTCTTGGCTGTGTCCTCCTTGTACCATTTTTCATCGCAGGAGCTCGCCACCCAAGTTTCAGGCTTTCAGTTCAAAGACATCGCCGCT TGTGTCAACTGGATGGCGCCGTTTGCGATAACAGTCCGACACATCGGTCTTCAACCTATGAAACAATTCCGCAGGGTGGCAGCAAGTGACGTACACAATATTCAAACTCACGCGAATAACATTGACACCTTG GATATTGCCATGGAAAATCGCAGCCGTGTCCAGACACAATTGGCTACCTGCCAATCCCCGACTGAAGTGGGTGGTTTCATGACACCTCCTAAGAGCAGTCAGAAACAGTCCATAGCGACGACGCCGCTGCCGGGACTCTGCAGCACTTAA